Within Peptococcaceae bacterium 1198_IL3148, the genomic segment AGCCTGCGTAAGGTTCGCTACGGTAAAGTTGTGAGCGACAAAATGGACAAAACAGTTGTGGTGGCTGTTGAAAGTTTTAACAGACATCCTATCTATGGTAAAACTGTTCGTCAAACTAAAAAATACAAGGCTCATGATGGGGAAAACACATGCCGCATAGGTGACGAAGTTAAAATCATGGAAACTCGTCCGCTGTCCAAAGATAAGAGATGGCGAGTAGTTGAAATCCTCAGAAGAGCTGAGCAGATTTAATATACTCCCTTAATGTAGCACTGTGCTGAAAGGAGGGAATCAGCTTGATTCAAGTCGAAACCAGATTAAATGTTGCCGATAACACAGGCGCCAAAGAACTTCTGTGTATTCGTGTAATGGGCGGTTCCACTAGACGTTATGCTAGTATTGGTGATGTGATTGTTGCAACTGTTAAACAGGCTACACCAGGCGGCGTTGTCAAGAAAGGTGACGTTGTGAAAGCGGTTGTAGTACGTACAAATAAAGAAATTCGCAGACCAGACGGGTCATATATCAAGTTCGATGAAAACGCTGCTGTAATCATTAAAGACGATAAAAGTCCCAGGGGCACCCGTATCTTTGGCCCTGTAGCCAGAGAGTTGCGGGAAAAAGATTATATGAAAATTGTTTCTCTGGCTCCCGAGGTTCTGTAAGAGGAGGTGCATAGTATGCCCAAAGTCCACGTACGCAAGGGAGATACAGTGGTAGTAATCACTGGCAAGGACGCTGGTAAAAAAGGTAAGGTTTTGGAAGTGCAACCCAAAACCAGTCGTGTGGTGGTTGAAGGTGTTAACGTTGTAAAACGTCACACTCGCCCAACACAAGCCAACCCTCAAGGGGGTATTATTGAAAAGCCTGCTCCTATCCATAGTTCTAATGTAATGCCGTTTTGCTCAAAGTGCGACAAACCAGTTCGTGTTAAGAAGAAAATTGACGGCCAAAAAGAACGTATTTGCAGACAATGTGGTGAAGTTCTAGGCTAATCCACAATGGGAAGGAGGTAACAACCGATGCCAAGGCTTAAGGATAAATACAATGATGAAATCGTAAAAGCTATGATGCAAAAGTTTGGCTATAAAAATGTGATGGAAGTACCCAAACTAGACAAAGTTGTTATTAACGTAGGTCTGGGTGAAGCCATTCAAAATTCAAAAGCTATCGATGCTGCAGTTGGCGATATTATGAAAATCACAGGCCAGCGCCCTGTGGTTACTAAAGCGAAAAAATCCATTGCTGGTTTTAAATTAAGAGAAGGTATGAGCATTGGTGCTAAGGTAACTTTACGCGGTGAACGGATGTGGGACTTTGTTGACAAAGTTGTCAGCATTGCGCTACCACGCGTACGCGATTTTCGTGGCGTATCCCCAACAGCATTTGATGGTCGCGGCAACTATACACTAGGTGTCAGGGAACAACTAATTTTCCCTGAGATTGAGTACGATAAAGTTGATAAAGTACGCGGTATGGACATTAGTTTTGTGACAACAGCAAAAACTGATGAAGAAGCTCGCGAGCTATTAAGACTGTTAGGCATGCCATTTAAAAAGGCCAGCTAAGCACCCATCGCTAGTCCGGCTAACTTAGAACTGTCGGCAAAGGAGGGAATCAAATGGCTAAAAAAGCTATGATTAATAAAGCTAACCGTCGCCAGAGATTTAAAGTGCGGGAATATAATCGCTGCAAATTATGTGGTAGACCACATGCTTATATGAGAAAGTTTGGTATCTGCCGCGTTTGTTTCCGGGAATTAGCTTATAAAGGCGAAATTCCGGGCGTCAAAAAGGCAAGCTGGTAATAGGAAGGAGGTAGGGGCAATGGTAATGACCGATCCCATTGCAGACTTCTTGACCCGTATTCGTAATGCTAACATGGTAAACAAGGGTGTAGTTGAAGCTCCTGCATCCAAAGTTAAAAAAGCTATAGCCGATATCCTGAAACAAGAGGGCTATATCAAAGATTACGAAGTCATAGAAGACGGTAAACAGGGTATTGTGCGTGTATACATGAAGTATGCTGGCGACAAGCAAAAAGTTATCACTGGTATCAAAAAGATTTCTAAGCCAGGGTTGCGTGTATACGCCAGAAAAGATAATATACCTAAGGTATTAAGTGGTTTGGGTATAGCAATTATTTCCACTTCCAAAGGAATTATAACCGACAAGAAAGCCCGTGAACTAGGCGTAGGTGGAGAAGTTATCTGCTACGTTTGGTAAGGGTCGCTAGGGAGGTGTAGTTATGTCTCGTACTGGTAGAAAACCCATTACGGTACCCCAGGGCGTTGAAGTTAAAATTGACGGTAACGTTGTTAGCGTAAAGGGTCCCAAAGGCCAATTGGAAAGCGCTATGCATCAAGATATGATTATCAAGATGGAAGACAACGTTATTGTGGTTGAACGTCCTTCAGATAATAAACAACACAAGGCATTGCACGGTACCACCAGATCACTGATTGCTAACATGGTTGAAGGTGTGAGCAACGGTTATCAAAAGAACCTGGAACTGGTTGGTGTAGGTTACCGTGCCCAAAAGCAAGGTAATAAGCTGGTGCTAAACATGGGTTATTCACACCCTGTAGAAATGGAAGCGCCTGCGGGTATTGAAATTGAAGTGCCTGCTGCTACTAAAATATCTGTTAAAGGTGTTGATAAGCAGCTGGTGGGTGAATTTGCTGCCAATATTCGTGCTGTTCGTGAGCCTGAGCCTTATAAGGGTAAAGGTATTAAGTATGAAAACGAAAGAATCCGCCGTAAGGCTGGTAAGACCGGTAAGAAGTAAGGGAAGGAGTGAATTCAGTTGATTAAAAGAGTTGATCGCAAAGCTGTACGCGCCAAGCGTCGCATGAGACTGCGCAACAAGCTGCGTGGCACCACTGAGCGTCCGAGACTGAGTGTATTTCGTAGCCTAAATAACATTTACTCACAAATTATTGACGACGAAAAGGGTGTAACACTGGCGGCTGCTTCATCCCTCTCACCGGAGCTTAAAGGTAAAGTGAGTACAGGCGGCAACATTGAAGCTGCCACAGCAGTG encodes:
- the rpsH gene encoding 30S ribosomal protein S8, with product MVMTDPIADFLTRIRNANMVNKGVVEAPASKVKKAIADILKQEGYIKDYEVIEDGKQGIVRVYMKYAGDKQKVITGIKKISKPGLRVYARKDNIPKVLSGLGIAIISTSKGIITDKKARELGVGGEVICYVW
- the rplN gene encoding 50S ribosomal protein L14 is translated as MIQVETRLNVADNTGAKELLCIRVMGGSTRRYASIGDVIVATVKQATPGGVVKKGDVVKAVVVRTNKEIRRPDGSYIKFDENAAVIIKDDKSPRGTRIFGPVARELREKDYMKIVSLAPEVL
- the rpsQ gene encoding 30S ribosomal protein S17, which codes for MPVQERSLRKVRYGKVVSDKMDKTVVVAVESFNRHPIYGKTVRQTKKYKAHDGENTCRIGDEVKIMETRPLSKDKRWRVVEILRRAEQI
- the rplX gene encoding 50S ribosomal protein L24, whose translation is MPKVHVRKGDTVVVITGKDAGKKGKVLEVQPKTSRVVVEGVNVVKRHTRPTQANPQGGIIEKPAPIHSSNVMPFCSKCDKPVRVKKKIDGQKERICRQCGEVLG
- the rplE gene encoding 50S ribosomal protein L5 — translated: MPRLKDKYNDEIVKAMMQKFGYKNVMEVPKLDKVVINVGLGEAIQNSKAIDAAVGDIMKITGQRPVVTKAKKSIAGFKLREGMSIGAKVTLRGERMWDFVDKVVSIALPRVRDFRGVSPTAFDGRGNYTLGVREQLIFPEIEYDKVDKVRGMDISFVTTAKTDEEARELLRLLGMPFKKAS
- the rplF gene encoding 50S ribosomal protein L6, which codes for MSRTGRKPITVPQGVEVKIDGNVVSVKGPKGQLESAMHQDMIIKMEDNVIVVERPSDNKQHKALHGTTRSLIANMVEGVSNGYQKNLELVGVGYRAQKQGNKLVLNMGYSHPVEMEAPAGIEIEVPAATKISVKGVDKQLVGEFAANIRAVREPEPYKGKGIKYENERIRRKAGKTGKK
- a CDS encoding type Z 30S ribosomal protein S14 yields the protein MAKKAMINKANRRQRFKVREYNRCKLCGRPHAYMRKFGICRVCFRELAYKGEIPGVKKASW
- the rplR gene encoding 50S ribosomal protein L18; this translates as MIKRVDRKAVRAKRRMRLRNKLRGTTERPRLSVFRSLNNIYSQIIDDEKGVTLAAASSLSPELKGKVSTGGNIEAATAVGELIAKKALDAGIKSVVFDRAGYIYHGRVKALAEAARKGGLEF